From the Rhodopirellula halodulae genome, one window contains:
- a CDS encoding carbonic anhydrase, producing MQKLVDGIHKFQRESFSRDQKLFETLAEGQNPLALFITCSDSRIDPSRLTQTNPGELFILRTAGNIVPPYGSVFAGEAATIEYAVSALQIKDIIICGHSHCGAMGGLLNLAAVEKMPAVKQYLQHAEATRRIVEENYEHLTDPIKRLTLTVEENVLVQLESLKTHPSVAAAIGRGDLKLHGWVYKFETGEVFGFNPDKNAFLPLEDVSPQASTPDRTLPQI from the coding sequence ATGCAGAAACTTGTCGACGGCATCCATAAATTTCAACGCGAATCGTTCAGCCGTGATCAGAAGCTGTTTGAAACGTTGGCGGAAGGTCAAAACCCGTTGGCTCTGTTCATCACATGTTCGGATTCGCGGATCGACCCGAGTCGGTTGACCCAGACGAATCCGGGGGAGTTGTTCATTCTGCGGACGGCGGGAAACATCGTTCCTCCCTACGGCAGCGTCTTTGCCGGGGAAGCGGCCACGATTGAGTACGCCGTCAGTGCGTTGCAAATCAAAGACATCATCATCTGCGGGCATTCCCACTGCGGTGCGATGGGCGGACTGCTGAACTTGGCCGCGGTCGAGAAGATGCCAGCGGTGAAGCAGTATCTGCAGCACGCGGAAGCGACTCGCCGAATCGTGGAGGAGAACTACGAGCACCTGACGGACCCGATCAAGCGTCTGACGCTGACGGTCGAGGAGAACGTGCTGGTCCAGTTGGAAAGCCTAAAAACTCATCCGTCGGTGGCCGCCGCGATCGGACGCGGCGACTTGAAGTTGCATGGATGGGTTTACAAGTTCGAAACGGGAGAAGTCTTCGGTTTCAACCCAGACAAAAATGCGTTCTTGCCGCTCGAAGACGTGTCCCCCCAAGCCAGCACACCCGACCGAACGCTACCTCAAATCTGA
- a CDS encoding Gfo/Idh/MocA family protein has product MKLRIGLIGLGDQWQTMHRPALRMLGDRFDVRAIYCNVSKLAESAVSEFQADPVDGYQALVTRDDIDAVLVLENSWLRFLPATAACRAGKAVYWASDLDFDPVRDRDFMQCVEDSGVAFMAGLPRRFAPATLRLKELIATHLGPPRLIFCHKRLCLEDAPVRRRDQITRRGVEGKLGDDSRVDPEEIRARMTRTELMQLIDWCCYVVGGRPVSVMSANHSAEEAADYQALSMRFEDSTPGRGSIHPFTAGGPSGSSNTTNGDGKEQAVQPVTAQVSCGSYIPAQWQEAIGFRPPAAMQVCCQNGVAFIDLPGTLVWFDDAGRHQEFLEGESPVGEKMLGQFHRAVTSLVRNLSGLEDAFHAAAVLKAARVSLLEGRRVNLQEGSA; this is encoded by the coding sequence GTGAAACTACGAATCGGATTGATCGGTCTAGGCGATCAATGGCAGACGATGCATCGACCGGCATTGAGAATGTTGGGCGATCGATTCGACGTTCGGGCCATCTACTGCAACGTGTCGAAATTGGCCGAGTCTGCGGTATCGGAGTTCCAAGCTGACCCGGTCGATGGCTACCAAGCCTTGGTGACTCGCGATGACATCGACGCCGTCTTGGTGCTTGAAAATTCATGGCTTCGGTTCCTGCCCGCCACGGCCGCCTGTCGAGCCGGAAAAGCGGTGTACTGGGCCAGTGATCTGGATTTCGACCCGGTCCGCGATCGTGATTTCATGCAGTGCGTCGAAGATTCCGGCGTGGCTTTCATGGCCGGCTTGCCGCGACGTTTCGCTCCGGCGACCTTGCGGTTGAAAGAGCTGATCGCCACTCACCTGGGGCCTCCGCGTTTGATCTTTTGCCACAAACGATTGTGTTTGGAAGATGCACCGGTTCGACGTCGTGACCAAATCACTCGTCGTGGTGTGGAAGGCAAACTCGGCGACGACTCCCGTGTCGATCCGGAAGAGATCCGGGCTCGGATGACTCGCACCGAACTGATGCAACTGATCGATTGGTGTTGCTATGTGGTCGGCGGGCGTCCAGTCAGCGTCATGTCGGCCAACCACTCCGCGGAGGAAGCCGCCGACTATCAGGCACTCAGCATGCGGTTCGAAGACTCCACCCCCGGTCGCGGCAGCATACATCCCTTCACAGCCGGTGGGCCTTCGGGATCCTCCAACACCACCAACGGTGACGGGAAGGAACAGGCTGTTCAACCAGTGACCGCACAAGTCAGTTGCGGCAGCTACATTCCCGCCCAGTGGCAGGAGGCCATCGGCTTTCGACCGCCCGCGGCGATGCAGGTTTGTTGCCAAAATGGTGTGGCGTTCATCGATCTGCCGGGCACGCTGGTTTGGTTTGACGACGCGGGTCGGCACCAAGAGTTCCTCGAAGGCGAATCACCCGTCGGTGAAAAGATGTTGGGCCAATTCCACCGCGCGGTTACCAGCTTGGTGCGAAACCTCAGCGGTTTGGAAGACGCCTTTCACGCAGCCGCCGTTTTGAAAGCCGCCCGAGTCAGCTTGCTCGAGGGCCGTCGCGTGAACTTACAAGAAGGATCCGCATGA
- a CDS encoding NAD(+)/NADH kinase, translated as MTSSRGEVPDWCGCDRPPRIVVLGAPDKNNVSSAWKRLRPTIQSHAELIAADFEFTYDFEGQDIDLVIVIGGDGSILQSARQMGTNQIPVLGINCGRLGFLAALSPEDFLDAWPKVCSGDFDIIHHLMLEVQLVRGDQVIAQSMALNEAAILNGPPFSILDIDLFADDELATQYRCDGLIVATPVGSTAHNLSAGGPILRRQLQAIVISPISPHTLTYRPLVDSADTRLELAVTEPNESTSIVVDGRILGKLESGDRVRVHRATVAFEMMRVPGQNDYRTLREKLGWSGRLALRQH; from the coding sequence ATGACCTCTTCCCGCGGTGAAGTTCCGGATTGGTGCGGTTGTGATCGACCGCCACGGATCGTTGTGTTGGGTGCACCTGACAAAAACAACGTCTCGTCGGCGTGGAAGCGATTGCGACCAACGATCCAATCGCATGCGGAACTGATCGCGGCGGACTTTGAGTTCACTTACGACTTCGAAGGCCAAGACATCGATTTGGTCATCGTGATTGGCGGCGATGGATCGATCCTGCAATCGGCTCGTCAGATGGGAACCAACCAAATTCCCGTGTTGGGGATCAACTGCGGGCGTTTGGGGTTCTTGGCGGCTTTGTCGCCCGAGGATTTCCTCGATGCTTGGCCCAAAGTCTGCTCGGGTGATTTTGACATCATTCATCACCTGATGTTGGAGGTCCAACTCGTTCGCGGTGACCAAGTGATCGCCCAATCGATGGCGTTGAACGAGGCCGCGATTTTGAACGGGCCTCCGTTCTCGATTCTGGACATCGATTTGTTCGCCGACGATGAATTGGCGACCCAGTATCGATGCGATGGTTTGATTGTGGCAACTCCCGTTGGATCCACCGCTCACAACCTGTCCGCCGGCGGTCCGATTTTACGTCGCCAGTTGCAAGCGATTGTGATTTCGCCGATCAGTCCTCACACGTTGACCTACCGACCACTAGTGGATTCGGCCGACACGCGATTGGAATTGGCGGTTACCGAACCCAATGAGTCAACCAGCATCGTGGTTGATGGTCGTATTCTAGGAAAGCTCGAGTCAGGAGACCGCGTCCGTGTGCACCGCGCAACCGTGGCGTTTGAAATGATGCGTGTACCAGGCCAGAACGATTATCGAACTCTGCGTGAGAAGCTCGGTTGGTCGGGGCGTTTGGCGCTGCGTCAGCATTGA
- a CDS encoding sulfatase family protein, translating into MALGFIAVSVLGQASSQATERNVLFIITDDESPTLGCYGDQAAVTPAIDAIAADGMVFRNAFATTASCSASRSVVMSGLHNHRNGQFGHQHHYHKFGSFNDVAALSLPRVMANEGYRTGHIGKYHVAPESVYHYETYLKANSRSAVEMANAAKDFLTNTEDDRPFLLYFGTSDPHRGGGVDKTSDLELKPDLFGNKPRKGAYPGVDEVFFKPEDVVVPDFLPDTPETRAELAQYYQSCARVDQGVARLVEILKEADLYDKTMIIFTSDHGMAFAGGKTTVYEGGLRVPMVVRDPYQSKRGVESDSMISHIDLTPTMLDFAGGLNKETNAPKKLVPARKLRNEMGVSPQDNHNGNEPFDHYHGRSWMDVLADPDKPHHDEIFASHTFHEIQMYYPMRVIRDGKYKLIWNIAHALDYPFASDLWAASSWQAQLAKGLDAPYGQRTVGKYIHRPEFELYDIEADPNESTNLAISSSHTEVLKAYQAKLKAMQKKYDDPWIMKWDYE; encoded by the coding sequence ATGGCGTTGGGTTTCATAGCGGTTTCAGTCCTTGGTCAGGCGTCGAGCCAAGCAACGGAACGGAATGTTTTGTTCATTATCACGGATGACGAGAGTCCGACGCTGGGATGCTACGGCGACCAGGCGGCCGTGACGCCAGCCATCGATGCGATCGCAGCCGACGGGATGGTGTTCCGAAACGCTTTCGCCACCACCGCTTCATGCAGTGCCAGCCGCAGCGTGGTGATGAGCGGGTTGCACAACCATCGTAACGGACAGTTTGGACACCAGCACCACTACCACAAATTTGGATCGTTCAACGATGTCGCCGCTTTGTCACTGCCTCGCGTGATGGCCAACGAAGGCTATCGCACCGGCCACATTGGCAAGTATCACGTGGCACCGGAAAGTGTTTATCACTACGAGACTTACTTGAAAGCCAACTCACGCAGCGCGGTCGAAATGGCCAACGCCGCGAAAGATTTTCTGACGAACACCGAGGACGATCGTCCATTTCTATTGTACTTCGGGACTTCTGATCCGCACCGTGGTGGCGGAGTGGACAAGACATCCGATTTGGAGCTCAAGCCAGACTTGTTCGGCAACAAGCCTCGAAAAGGGGCTTACCCCGGCGTGGACGAAGTGTTTTTCAAACCGGAGGACGTGGTCGTTCCTGATTTCCTGCCGGACACCCCAGAAACGCGAGCCGAGCTAGCTCAGTACTACCAATCGTGTGCCCGGGTGGATCAGGGCGTCGCTCGATTGGTCGAGATACTGAAAGAAGCGGATCTTTACGACAAAACCATGATCATCTTCACCAGCGATCATGGGATGGCATTTGCTGGCGGTAAAACGACGGTCTACGAAGGCGGATTGCGGGTCCCGATGGTCGTGCGTGATCCCTATCAATCGAAACGAGGCGTCGAAAGCGACTCGATGATCAGTCACATCGATCTGACGCCGACGATGTTGGACTTTGCCGGTGGTTTGAACAAGGAAACGAACGCGCCCAAGAAACTGGTGCCGGCTCGCAAACTACGCAATGAAATGGGCGTGTCACCACAAGACAACCACAATGGGAACGAGCCTTTTGACCACTACCATGGTCGTAGCTGGATGGATGTTCTCGCGGATCCGGACAAGCCTCATCACGACGAGATCTTCGCCTCGCACACCTTCCACGAGATCCAGATGTACTATCCGATGCGAGTCATTCGTGATGGGAAGTACAAGCTGATCTGGAACATCGCTCACGCGTTGGACTATCCGTTTGCGAGCGATTTGTGGGCCGCGAGTTCCTGGCAGGCTCAACTGGCAAAGGGTTTGGACGCGCCGTACGGTCAGCGAACGGTTGGCAAGTACATTCATCGCCCCGAGTTTGAGCTTTATGACATCGAGGCCGATCCCAACGAGTCCACCAATCTGGCGATCAGCAGCAGTCACACGGAAGTCTTGAAGGCTTACCAAGCCAAGCTGAAGGCCATGCAGAAAAAGTATGATGACCCGTGGATCATGAAGTGGGACTACGAGTGA
- a CDS encoding mannitol dehydrogenase family protein → MPNHSESPKAASSSISLNQANLSRLSPDLNPPTYDRKALKPRIVHVGVGGFHRSHEAFYTDELLRQNPSCDWGICGVGLREADTRIAEVLKRQDHLYTLIVRHPDGKVESQVIGSIMGFLQGWTDPEAVINQMADPVTEIVSLTITEGGYNVDTATGEFNWNNPDAVHDLEHPQTPKLVFGFLTAALQQRRAKNLPAFTIQSCDNIQHNGNLTRKMLLAFAERQDPELANWIDAQVAFPNAMVDRITPVTTAADSDHLLERYGVVDEWPVTCEPFCQWVIEDQFSSGRPAWEAAGTQFVPDVTPYEKMKLRLLNAGHSVLGLLGSLRGFGTIDEAVNDSLFAEYLRGFMDIEATPTLDRVEGIDLSGYKSTLIERFGNPNIKDRLSRICLESSAKLPVFLIPTLRDNLDSGGSIKFATLVLVAWCYYSDHQTDLEGNGLEIIDGLKEPLHRAAAGTRQEPLSFLDVKPVFGDLACNDRFTAQYITMVEALYETNDIASLMKTVIADAGL, encoded by the coding sequence ATGCCGAATCATTCTGAATCCCCGAAGGCCGCCTCGTCGTCGATCTCGTTGAATCAAGCCAATCTGTCGCGTTTGAGTCCGGATTTGAATCCACCGACCTATGACCGAAAAGCATTGAAGCCGCGAATTGTGCATGTGGGGGTGGGCGGTTTTCATCGCTCGCACGAAGCGTTCTATACCGACGAGCTTCTTCGACAAAATCCCTCGTGCGATTGGGGGATTTGTGGAGTGGGACTGCGCGAGGCGGATACTCGAATCGCTGAGGTGCTGAAACGCCAGGACCACTTGTACACTTTGATTGTGCGTCATCCCGATGGCAAGGTCGAAAGTCAGGTCATTGGTTCCATCATGGGATTCTTGCAAGGATGGACGGATCCCGAGGCGGTGATCAATCAGATGGCCGATCCAGTGACGGAGATTGTTTCGTTGACGATCACCGAAGGCGGCTACAACGTGGACACTGCGACAGGAGAATTCAATTGGAACAACCCGGATGCGGTACACGATCTCGAACATCCGCAAACACCCAAGTTGGTGTTCGGGTTCCTGACGGCGGCGTTACAGCAACGGCGAGCGAAAAATTTGCCAGCGTTCACGATCCAGTCTTGCGACAATATTCAGCACAACGGCAATCTGACACGGAAGATGCTGCTGGCCTTCGCAGAACGCCAAGACCCGGAGTTGGCGAATTGGATTGATGCGCAGGTGGCCTTTCCCAATGCGATGGTCGATCGAATCACGCCTGTGACAACGGCAGCGGACAGCGACCACTTACTCGAACGGTACGGGGTGGTGGATGAGTGGCCAGTGACCTGCGAGCCGTTTTGCCAGTGGGTGATTGAAGATCAATTTTCGTCCGGACGACCGGCTTGGGAAGCAGCAGGAACGCAGTTTGTCCCCGACGTCACACCGTATGAAAAAATGAAACTGCGTCTGCTGAACGCGGGACATTCGGTGCTCGGACTGCTCGGCTCGCTGCGTGGTTTTGGCACCATCGACGAGGCGGTCAACGACTCGTTGTTTGCAGAGTATCTGCGAGGCTTCATGGATATCGAAGCCACACCGACACTCGACCGCGTCGAAGGTATTGATCTTTCAGGGTACAAGAGCACGTTGATCGAGCGATTTGGGAACCCTAACATCAAAGATCGTTTGTCGCGAATCTGTTTGGAAAGCTCTGCCAAATTACCCGTCTTCTTGATTCCCACGCTCCGTGACAACCTGGATAGCGGCGGATCAATAAAGTTTGCAACGTTGGTTCTCGTGGCTTGGTGCTATTACAGCGACCACCAAACCGACTTGGAGGGAAATGGCCTCGAAATCATTGATGGTTTGAAAGAGCCGCTGCACCGTGCGGCTGCGGGAACCAGGCAAGAGCCGTTGTCGTTCCTGGACGTCAAGCCAGTGTTCGGTGATCTGGCATGCAATGATCGCTTCACTGCTCAGTACATCACCATGGTTGAAGCGTTGTACGAAACGAATGACATTGCTTCGTTGATGAAGACGGTGATTGCGGACGCCGGTTTGTAG
- a CDS encoding purine-cytosine permease family protein, with translation MVDAADNLSIAAMDPEQLPIPQHQLHDWPHFVGLYAGEHVAATEFVIGATFVAMGASTKDILIGLLIGNFLAILSWTLITTPIAVQTRLSLYTYLEKIAGDSMTRLYNWANVLIFTVISAAMITVSCTAVRLLFNIPAQLQWYPTDLPFVAVVLAVGMIVVLIAMYGFNAVAEFSGLCGPWLVVMFVSGAFVLYPALAESVLGRTTLEGWADFLAIGDHSIWTGLNSEGKPGIGLWEVAGFAWAANTITHFGLIDMALLRYAKRTVYGLCTSAGMLFGHYIAWIASGIMGAGAAVLLKTSIVELDPGDVAFRALGMSGYVIVIVAGWTTANANLYRAGLAAQAIFHDRSRKKVTFVVGCVTVAVACFPFVFRQILPLLTYAGLIVVPVGAIVFAEHVVFPRIGFTRYWARYRNLPHSVPAIASWIVGLAFGFGLNAMNLLSFYYLFLPTWLVTIVVYTLLAKSYGAAESYPEQEAKEARLQSAIKQFQHEQAISEGEPMKDVRTKTKVFRWISRVSLILILVLASRVLLQSPDVPTYEANRDIFYTWAFVLTLTYFGFAYWVLNRLKSLNLQTAH, from the coding sequence ATGGTAGACGCGGCGGACAATCTTTCGATTGCGGCAATGGATCCGGAACAATTGCCGATCCCTCAGCACCAACTTCACGATTGGCCACACTTCGTTGGGCTCTACGCGGGAGAACACGTTGCCGCCACCGAGTTCGTCATCGGTGCCACCTTCGTGGCCATGGGAGCTTCCACGAAGGACATTTTGATCGGTTTGCTGATTGGGAACTTTCTCGCGATTCTCAGTTGGACATTGATCACCACGCCGATCGCCGTTCAGACTCGACTCAGTCTTTATACCTATCTCGAGAAGATTGCCGGTGATTCGATGACTCGCCTGTACAACTGGGCGAATGTGTTGATCTTCACTGTGATCTCGGCGGCGATGATCACGGTCTCGTGCACCGCCGTGCGATTGCTCTTCAATATCCCGGCCCAGTTGCAGTGGTACCCAACGGACCTGCCTTTCGTTGCCGTCGTGTTGGCCGTCGGAATGATTGTGGTGCTGATTGCGATGTATGGCTTCAATGCCGTCGCCGAATTTTCAGGCCTCTGCGGCCCATGGTTGGTGGTGATGTTTGTTAGCGGAGCGTTCGTGCTCTACCCCGCGCTCGCCGAATCGGTGCTCGGGCGAACGACACTTGAAGGTTGGGCAGACTTCCTGGCGATCGGTGACCACTCGATTTGGACTGGCCTCAACAGCGAGGGCAAACCTGGGATTGGATTGTGGGAAGTTGCCGGATTTGCCTGGGCCGCCAACACCATCACACACTTCGGACTGATCGACATGGCTTTGTTGCGATACGCCAAACGAACGGTCTACGGATTGTGCACCAGCGCGGGCATGTTGTTCGGCCACTACATCGCTTGGATCGCGTCAGGGATCATGGGGGCGGGGGCGGCCGTATTGCTGAAGACGAGCATCGTTGAATTGGATCCCGGTGACGTAGCTTTTCGAGCTTTGGGAATGTCTGGCTACGTGATCGTCATCGTCGCGGGATGGACGACGGCCAACGCGAATTTGTATCGCGCTGGTTTGGCCGCTCAAGCAATCTTTCATGATCGTTCGCGAAAGAAGGTCACCTTTGTCGTTGGGTGTGTGACCGTCGCGGTCGCGTGTTTCCCCTTCGTTTTTCGTCAGATTTTGCCTTTGCTGACCTACGCAGGTTTGATCGTCGTGCCTGTGGGGGCGATCGTGTTCGCCGAGCACGTTGTTTTTCCACGCATTGGATTCACACGCTATTGGGCGCGGTATCGGAATCTGCCACACAGCGTTCCTGCGATTGCGTCGTGGATCGTCGGTTTGGCGTTTGGATTTGGGCTGAATGCGATGAATCTGCTTTCGTTTTACTACCTGTTCCTGCCGACTTGGTTGGTGACCATCGTCGTTTATACGCTCTTGGCCAAGAGTTACGGCGCTGCGGAGTCCTATCCTGAGCAGGAGGCCAAAGAGGCACGCCTGCAGTCGGCCATCAAACAATTTCAGCACGAACAAGCGATATCAGAAGGCGAACCGATGAAGGATGTTCGCACAAAAACCAAGGTGTTTCGCTGGATATCGCGGGTCAGTCTGATTCTAATCCTGGTACTCGCTTCGCGTGTTTTGTTACAGAGTCCCGATGTGCCGACGTATGAGGCAAACCGAGACATCTTCTACACTTGGGCATTCGTGCTGACCCTGACGTACTTCGGGTTTGCCTATTGGGTTTTGAATCGTCTCAAGTCGCTCAACTTGCAAACTGCTCATTGA
- a CDS encoding transposase, protein MNELHYFDREQDYEVVNRKLPHWSQPGTVCLITFRTADSMPRHVIERWQTERLAWLEDHGIDSLIVDWRQRLRDLPTSEQQDFYRTFSTRWHSELDQSHGRCELRNPAHAKIVGDSLLHRNGDDYYLSDFVVMPNHVHLLAAFATGTGMLKQCESWKRWTARKINESLGRRGRFWQQDGFDHLVRSEEQFQHFRRYIAMNPTNAGLKEGEFLHWSSQA, encoded by the coding sequence GTGAACGAGCTTCACTACTTCGATCGTGAGCAAGACTACGAAGTGGTGAATCGGAAGCTCCCACATTGGTCGCAACCGGGGACCGTTTGTTTAATCACTTTTCGAACCGCGGACTCGATGCCGCGACACGTGATCGAGCGATGGCAAACCGAACGTCTCGCGTGGTTGGAAGACCACGGGATCGATTCGTTGATCGTGGACTGGCGGCAGCGTTTGCGTGACCTGCCGACCTCAGAGCAACAAGACTTCTACCGAACGTTTTCAACGCGTTGGCATTCCGAGTTAGATCAGTCGCATGGCCGGTGCGAGTTGCGTAATCCCGCCCACGCGAAAATCGTTGGCGACAGTTTGCTGCATCGTAATGGTGATGACTATTACCTGAGCGACTTTGTGGTGATGCCGAACCACGTGCATCTCCTGGCCGCGTTTGCGACCGGCACCGGAATGCTGAAACAGTGCGAATCGTGGAAGCGTTGGACCGCCAGAAAGATCAACGAGTCGTTGGGACGTCGGGGACGGTTCTGGCAGCAAGATGGTTTTGATCATCTGGTACGAAGTGAGGAGCAGTTCCAGCACTTCCGACGCTACATCGCGATGAATCCCACAAACGCTGGCCTGAAGGAAGGTGAGTTCCTTCATTGGTCGAGCCAGGCATAA
- a CDS encoding RluA family pseudouridine synthase has translation MIEIVWQTEACLVANKPAGLSTTSPPGTDSLESCLREQLRVAKEPCDYLTAVHRLDRPVSGLVLLARRKKAARLLSEQFRVRSVRKLYVAEVVGDARSVCDPGVWTDYLAKVPEQARGEVVSEQHPNAKHAETRVSCLSFDSERNVSRLELRPVTGRMHQLRIQCAHRGNAMVGDSLYGEEAPDESQANSENPLHLVSAKLEFRDPTNGRAITVELPTLPF, from the coding sequence ATGATCGAAATTGTGTGGCAGACCGAAGCTTGCCTGGTCGCCAATAAGCCCGCAGGTTTGTCGACCACGTCGCCTCCGGGAACGGATAGTCTCGAGTCTTGCTTGCGCGAACAGCTTCGTGTCGCGAAGGAACCGTGCGACTATCTCACCGCCGTGCACCGGTTGGATCGCCCCGTCTCGGGATTGGTCTTGCTGGCTCGTCGCAAGAAGGCGGCGCGGTTACTCAGCGAACAGTTCCGTGTTCGTTCTGTACGGAAACTGTATGTTGCCGAAGTCGTCGGTGACGCGAGAAGTGTTTGTGATCCTGGGGTTTGGACTGACTACTTGGCCAAGGTGCCGGAACAGGCTCGTGGCGAGGTGGTGTCGGAGCAACATCCGAACGCGAAGCACGCTGAAACGCGGGTGAGTTGCCTGAGTTTCGACTCGGAACGCAACGTTTCGCGGTTAGAACTGCGTCCCGTGACGGGTCGGATGCATCAATTGAGAATCCAATGTGCCCATCGGGGGAACGCCATGGTCGGCGATTCGTTGTATGGCGAAGAGGCTCCGGATGAGTCGCAGGCAAACTCCGAGAACCCACTGCATCTCGTTTCGGCAAAGCTCGAATTTCGAGACCCAACCAACGGTCGAGCCATAACGGTTGAGCTACCAACGCTCCCGTTTTAA